The Macaca fascicularis isolate 582-1 chromosome 12, T2T-MFA8v1.1 genome has a segment encoding these proteins:
- the LOC102136611 gene encoding uncharacterized protein — MHRFFRPVMPRENKPPPRSGAWSRGGAGGWRGGCSLPLLRCIFSTTCNNLMPLVPHERRGSLSSCLPGEDLNPFPRSGTPATRSPAALRPETDESSSAAAETCGGCLLTFAASPSERAGGEGEEGLAWGRPSSLSVRNERPASPAGYEGGTVSPIYIKFHLLKHQRAPENVSRSPKAFRKWLSAKKISKDRK, encoded by the exons ATGCATCGATTCTTCCGTCCCGTGATGCCAAGAGAAAATAAACCCCCACCCAGGAGCGGAGCCTGGAGTCGCGGCGGGGCGGGGGGTTGGAGAGGTGGGTGCTCTCTCCCCTTACTGCGCTGCATTTTCTCCACCACGTGTAATAATCTCATGCCACTGGTACCCCACGAGAGGCGGGGGTCCTTGTCCTCCTGTCTCCCGGGCGAGGACCTCAACCCCTTCCCCCGCTCGGGGACCCCGGCCACCCGCAGCCCGGCCGCGCTGCGCCCAG AAACCGATGAGTCTTCCTCAGCAGCTGCCGAAACTTGCGGCGGTTGCTTGCTCACCTTTGCTGCCTCCCCTTCAGAAAGGGCTGGAGGGGAGGGCGAGGAAGGCTTGGCGTGGGGCCGCCCGTCGAGTCTCTCAGTGAGGAATGAGAGGCCAGCTTCTCCCGCGGG GTATGAAGGAGGAACTGTATCTCCTATATATATTAAgtttcatttattaaaacatCAGAGAGCACCTGAGAATGTTTCAAGGTCACCAAAAGCTTTCCGAAAATGGctttctgcaaagaagatttccAA agacagaaagtaa